CCCGAAAGGAGAATCCGGACATGGACGGAACAGCCCCGACCGCGCAGCTCGCCGCTGCCCAGGGGACCAGCGGCGTCCTCTTCAGCCTCGTGGGAGTGGTCATCGTCGCCGTGCTCCTCGCGGCCTTCGTATGGGGACGTCGCGTCAAGGCCCGTGAGCCGGGCCCGCCCGGTCCCGAGGAGCAGCCGCGGCTGCCGGAGGGCGGGCCCGTGGGGGACATCGTCGAGAGCCGTGAGCCCGACGACCTCGCGCCGACGGACCATCGGCGCACCCCGCACGAGCTGAAGGGCAACGGGACCAGGCCCCGGAGCGACGGAAAGTGACGAACCGGCAGTCGGCGGACGACGGCAGGAAGGACGGCCCGGCTCCGCGTGCAGGCGGGCCGGCCGTGCCGCCGCCTACTGCACGCGTTCCGGTTCGGCTTCCTCCTCTTCGGGGAGCCAGACGTCGCTCACCGCGATATTGACCTCCACGACCTGGAGACCGGTCATCCCCTCGACCGCGGAAATCACGTTCTCGCGCACGCCCCTGCCCACGTCGGGGATGACCTCGCCGTATTCGACGACGACGTCCAGATCGACCGCGGCCTGCTTCTCACCCACTTCGACCTTGACGCCGTGCGTGGCGGTCGTGCCCCCGCCGGGTACGCGTTTGCGCAGCGCCCCCACCGATCTCGAGAACCCGCTGCCGAGGGCATGGACCCCGTCCGATTCACTGGCCGCCAAGAAGGCGATCTTTGCGACCACACCGTCGGCGATGGTCGTCCGTCCCAGGTTCCCGGTGTTCCGCGACCCACGCTCTGCGAACTCGGTCATCGCGCCTCACCCCTTTGCTCCATCGAGGGGAAGTCTTCGGACCCTCTCTTCACGCTATGGCCGTACGGGTGACGCTGCCTCCCGAAACGGGGGCGGGCCTGCTCCGGGCCCCGAACCGGCGCACCTTCCCTCTTTGCCGGCCCGGCAAAGAACTTTGCCCCTTTGCGCGGTCCCGGCGGACCATCCTCCCCAGGGACACGCCGCCGCAGCGGTGCTGCCACCCGTGACCCCGTGCACCGACGAAGCACCGGACCGCTCTCACCACGCATCAGGAGGACCCGCCGATGCCCCACGACAGCACCATCCCCGACCACGCATACTGGGACGCCCGCTATACGGAGAGCGACCGGATGTGGAGCGGACGACCCAACGCGCCCCTCATCCGGGAGACCAGCGACCTCACGCCGGGCCGGGCACTGGACCTGGGATGCGGCGAGGGCGCCGACGCCATCTGGCTCGCCGAACAAGGCTGGCACGTCACCGCCGTCGACATCTCCCGGGTCGCCCTCGACCGCGCGGCCCGGCATGCGAAGGAGACGGCCGAAGCCGCGGCCCACCGCATCAACTGGGAGTGGTACGACCTCGGTTCCTCGTTCCCCGTGGGCACGTTCGACCTCGTCTCCGCCCACTTCCTGCACTCCCCCAGCGATATGCCGCGCGACGAAATCCTGCGGAAGGCCGCCGCTGTAGTGGCACCGGGCGGGGTCCTGCTCATCGTCGGACACGCGGCGGGCCCTTCCTGGGACCCCGGCCCGCACCCCGACCTGCACTTCCCCACTCCGGACGACGTCCTCGCGGCTCTCGGCCTCCCGGACGGGGAGTGGGAGGTCCTGCGCAGCGAGGAGCACCCACGCACGCTGACCGGCCCGGACGGACAGCCGGCCACCCGCCTGGACAACACCCTGAAGCTGCGCCGCACCGCGGCGTGACACCCTCTCGCCGGGGCCGATGGACGGCCCCGGCGTTCCCCGTTCCCCGCTCCTCTTCACGCGGACCCGCTCAGGTGGCCGACAGCGGCGCGTTCAGTGGCACCAGGGCCGTCGGCAGGGCCAACACGGCTGCCAGGGCGCGGAGTTCGACGACGTCAGAGCGCCGCCGCCTCGTGCCCGCCGCCGCGCCGCGGTGGGTGCGGTGGGGACGGTCCGATGAGGCGGGTCTCCGGAATAGGCCGATTGCGCAGGGCGTTCTGTGGTGATGTGGGAGGTCACACCGGGAGCGCCGGAGGCCCACCGGGGCCATGGACGGCCGCGGCGGAGCGGATCGCCGAGGACCGGGCGAGTACGGAGCGGCTGATCGAGTCGTTGACGCGGCTGTGGGACGGCGTCGTGGAAGCCGCCGCCCTGACGGCCAACGACGACGAGCACGACCCCGAGGGCGCCACGGTCGCCTTCGAGCGGGCCCACCTGCGCGACATGCTGAAGCAGGCGCACGCCGATCTGGACGACCTCGATCGAGCCGCCCAGCGGATTGCCGCCGGCACGTACGGCGTCTGCGAGCACTGCGGGGAGCCGATCTCCGCAGGACGGCTCACCGCCCGCCCGACGGCGACGACCTGCATCGACTGCGCGCACAAGGACCGTCGCCGCTAGCGAGCCGGGTAGCCGGCCGGGTCACGGGCCACGGGAAGGGCCGAGGCACGGGCCGCCGCACAGACCACGTCACCGGCCCGGTCACAGGATGTCGAGGGGCTGCTTGCGGGACGGGGGCGGGAAGGCCTCGTCGAGGAGGCGGAGGTCGTCGTCCGTGAGGTGCAGGCCGAGGGCCGCATGGTTCTCTTCGACGTGGGCCGTACTGCCCGCCTTGGGGATGGCGATGACGTCGTCCCGGCGCAGCACCCAGGCGAGCGCCACCTGAGCAGGCGTCCAGCCGCGCGCGGAGGCCAGGGAGGTCAGCGCCTCGTGGCCGAGGAGCCGGCCCTGTTCCACGGGTGAGTAGGCCATGACCGGGACGGCGAGTTCCCGGCAGCGGGGAAAGAGGTCGTGCTCCGGGCCGCGGCGGGTGAGGTTGTAGAGCACCTGATCGGTCTGCGGGAGGGCGCCTTCGGGCAGGTCGGCGAGGTCGTCGACGTCGAAATTGCTCACTCCCCAGGAGCCGATGCTGCCCTGCGCCACCAGTGATTCCAGGGCCTCGACGGTCTCGTCGAGCGGGACGCTGCCCCGCCAGTGCAGCAGGTAGAGATCGATCCGGTCGGTTCTGAGCCGGCGCAGGCTCGCCCGGCAGGCGTCGAGGGTGCCTCGCCGGTCGGCGTGGAAGGGCAGCACCTTGCTCACGACGAACGCTTCGTCCCTGCGGCCGTGCATCGCCTCGCCGACCAGTTCCTCGGCGGCGCCGTTTCCGTACATCTCCGCCGTGTCGATCACGCTCAGCCCCAGGTCCAGGCCCCGCCGGAGGGCGGCGATCTCCTCGGCGCGCCGTGCGGGGTCGTTCCCCATGTGCCAGGTGCCCTGCCCGAGAGCGGGCACCTGCACACCGGAAGGAAACGTCACTGTGCGAGTGCGGGTCATCGTGTGCTCCTTCTCCGTCCTCGACGGACCGTCGCGATCACGTGGACGCCATGATCGCAGCCCGGTGTGCGAGGCGTGCTCCCCCGGGAGGGAATCGCCGCTCGACCTTTCCCGGCCGCCGAGCGGCGGAAGCCCACGCGATCACCGGGGCGGCCCCGTTCAGCCCACCGCCACCACCGCCCGCTCCGCAACGCCCAGGGCCGCGGCCATGATGCTCACCTGCGGGTTCACCTCGGGACAGCTGGGCAGCAGCGAGCCGTCGGCGATCAGAACTCCGCGCACGCCGCGCAGGCGGCCCTCCCCGTCGGCGGGGCAGCGCTGGGAATCCGCCCCGGCGGCCACGGTTCCGGTGGGGTGGAAGGCCGAGAGATGGAGGCTGCGGGCGCTCATCCCGTCCAGCAGGGCGGTCAGCTCGGGCAGGGAGCGGGCGCGCGGTGCGGTGGGAATGCCGGTCAGCACCTCGCGGGCACCGGCGGCGAAGAGCAGTTCGCCCATGGCGCGTACCGCGGTCATCAGACGGCCCGCGTCACGGGGATCGAGGTCGTAGCGGAGCAGGGTGTGGTCCCGGCCCAGGACCCGGCCCGAGGGGCGGTCGGCGATCATGGCGCCGAGTGTCGCCAGCCGGTCGGCGGCGTCCACCTCACGGCGCAGTTCACGGCCCACGCCCGGCAGTACGAAGCTGCCCATGCCCGGTGGGGTGGCGGTGGCCTCGATGAGGATGCCGCCGCTGTGCAGTTCCTCGACGCCGACGCTCTGCAGCACCCCCTCCCAGGCCGTCACCGGCTCGGCGAAGCGGCCCGCCACGCTGGTCGCCGGATGGACGCTGAGATTGCGGCCCAGCCGGGGGTGGCCGCCGAGCCCGGAGCGGCGCAGCAGCGGCGGCGACTGCAGCGCGCCTGCCGCGACCACCACCAACGGGCTCAGGATCTCCAGTTCGCCGCCGCCCGGACGCTCGACGGTCACCCCTGCCGCCCGCGGACCACCGGGCCGGTCGGCGTCCACCAGAATGCGCCGCACCCGTGCCCCGGTGACGATCCGGGCTCCGGCGGCGCAGGCGTCGGGCAGCACCGAGCGCTGCACACTCTGCTTGGCGCCGGTGGGGCAGCCCACGACGCACTGGCAGGAGCCTTTGCAGCCCAGGGCGTTGCGGCGCAGCGGCGCGGCCCGCCAGCCGAGCCGCTCGGCCCCGGCGAGGGTGAGCAGTCCGTTGTTGCCGATCACGTCGAGGGGCTGGGTGGCCACGCCCAGGGTGCGCTCCGCCTCGTCGAGGTGCGCCCCGAAGCCGTCGGCGAGGCCGAGCCCGAAGGTGGTGCGCCAGTGGTCCAGCACATGGTCCGGGGTGCGGTAGCAGGTACCGGAGTTGACGAGGGTGGTCCCGCCCACGGCCCGGCCCGTGGGCAGCAGCAGCGGGGGACGGCCGGCCGCGACGGTGGCGCCGCCGTCGCGGTAGAGCGCCGCGAACCGTTCCAGGGGCGTGCGGCGTCCGAAGGATGCGGTGGTGTGGTGGTCCCCTTCCTCCAGGACGACGGTGCGCAGTCCGGCGCGGGCCAGGACGCGCGCCGCCATGGCTCCGCCGGCGCCGGAACCGATCACCACCGCGTCCGCGGTGCTCCGTGCGGGCCAGTCCGTGGCGGGTGTGCAGTCCAGCGGCGGGTCGGACGGCGGCGCGAGGGCGAGCGGGCCCGCTGGTGACCTACCGGTGCCGTGTGCCGCGCGGGTCCGGTCCGCGAGCATCCGCTCCGTGCCGGCGGCCAGCAGCACCGGAACCTTCACCAGGTCGAACAGCGGGGCCAGGCGCGGCCGGGCGGCCAGCGCCGTCATCAGTTCGTCCCGCTCCTCCGGGGCGAGGGCGGCGAGCGGGCGGCCCGTGCGGGCCAGCGCATAGGCGTCGACGGCACGGGCCGCGGCGCGCACCCCGGCGCGAACGGGTGCGGGCATCGAGGCCAGCAGGTCGTCGAGGCGTCGGGGCACCCTGGCGGGCCAGGGTGTGCTGCCGTCGTCGGCGAGGAGGGCCGCGACGAATCCGGCGGTGCTCATCGCTCGCCCACCTCCGCGTGCGCGGTCCCTTCGAGGAGCCACTCCTCCTCCGTGCGCCAGCGGCCCCACCAGCGTTCGAGGCGGACGACGGCGTCGGCGGTCTCGCTGTTGCGGCAGACGGCCGGACTGCCGTCGGGGTCCGCGTAGTCGAGCGGCAGGGTGCGCTCGGCGGGAAGGCTCACCTCGACCCGGATGCGGCGCAGCCCGGCGCGGCCGGTGACGCTCCAGTCCGGATGTCCGAGGGCGGCGCGGAAGCGGCCGAGTCCGGCCCAGCCGAACGCGGCCCGCTCCGCCCGCCGGGGCCAGGTGCGGCCGCCGCGGCGCAGCCGCAGGAAGACCAGGGGCGGCAGCCGGCGCAGCCCCGGTCGCGTCGAGACGGCGGCGACGATCTCCAGCACCTCGCCGTTGCCGAGATCCGCGTGCAACCAGGCCCAGCGGTGTGCGTTGCCGTGGCCGTAGATGCGGGCGGAGGCGCCGGGCGCGCCGTGCAGGGTCAGCTTTTCGCCCCCGTAGGTGACCGTGCCGTCGTAGGTGGCACGGGCGGCGGGGAGGATCTGCGCGGCGGGCAGCAGGGGGCGGCGCCAGGACCAGCGCGGGAAGGTGAACAGCGGTGCGTCCTCGGGTCGTTCGGTCAGCTCCCAGCGGAAGTCGCCGGCGGCTCCTTCGAGGTGCCCGGGACGGGCGGTGATGCCGTCCGCACGGAAGCCGTCCTGACCGCCGCGCCAGGGTTCGGGGCCGAAGCGCGTATGCCGCACGGCGTCCTGCGGACCGTCGGGGGCGGGCTCGGGGAAGACGGCGGCCCAGCCGTGCACGAAGGCCGGTGAACCGTCGGTCGGCGCGACCAGTTCGTGGTGCAGCCACAGCCCGCGGCCGGTCGCCGGGTCGGTGACGGTGGTGTACCAGACCTCGGTGCGGCCGCGTTCCCCGTGCCAGCGCGGCGCCAGGTGGCTGCTGCCGTTCTCGTGGCGGGGAAAGCGGACACTGCCCAGGAAGGGGGCCAGGCCGGTGGCCAGGGGGAAGCGCAGGGTGCCGGTGCCGATGCGGTCCTCCCCGTCGTAGAGCGTGCAGGGCAGCACCGTCATCGAGCGGACGGGACGGCGTGGCGAGACGGACTTCCAGCCGTCCAGGGTCAGGCGGCGTCCCTGGACGGTGAAGGCCAGCCGGTAGCGGATACGGCGCCGGGCGAGCGGCGAGATCTCCATCTCGCCCGTGACGTACGGGTCGTCGGCCCATCCGGCGATGCGCAGGCGACCGCTCACCCGGGCCACGGTCGTCCCGAGCGGCCGGAGTACGTGCGGCGCCGTCACCCGCAGGTCGAGCCGGGCCCGCCGGGTCGCGTCCTCGCCGTCGAGCCGGGCGCTGCCGAGCATGGTCTCGGTGAACGCCGTCCCGCGGGCGCTGTGGCCGCCGCTCATGCCAGCTCCTCCAGCATGAT
This portion of the Streptomyces caniferus genome encodes:
- a CDS encoding TraR/DksA family transcriptional regulator, whose product is MGGHTGSAGGPPGPWTAAAERIAEDRASTERLIESLTRLWDGVVEAAALTANDDEHDPEGATVAFERAHLRDMLKQAHADLDDLDRAAQRIAAGTYGVCEHCGEPISAGRLTARPTATTCIDCAHKDRRR
- a CDS encoding aldo/keto reductase — translated: MTRTRTVTFPSGVQVPALGQGTWHMGNDPARRAEEIAALRRGLDLGLSVIDTAEMYGNGAAEELVGEAMHGRRDEAFVVSKVLPFHADRRGTLDACRASLRRLRTDRIDLYLLHWRGSVPLDETVEALESLVAQGSIGSWGVSNFDVDDLADLPEGALPQTDQVLYNLTRRGPEHDLFPRCRELAVPVMAYSPVEQGRLLGHEALTSLASARGWTPAQVALAWVLRRDDVIAIPKAGSTAHVEENHAALGLHLTDDDLRLLDEAFPPPSRKQPLDIL
- a CDS encoding class I SAM-dependent methyltransferase; amino-acid sequence: MPHDSTIPDHAYWDARYTESDRMWSGRPNAPLIRETSDLTPGRALDLGCGEGADAIWLAEQGWHVTAVDISRVALDRAARHAKETAEAAAHRINWEWYDLGSSFPVGTFDLVSAHFLHSPSDMPRDEILRKAAAVVAPGGVLLIVGHAAGPSWDPGPHPDLHFPTPDDVLAALGLPDGEWEVLRSEEHPRTLTGPDGQPATRLDNTLKLRRTAA
- a CDS encoding GMC family oxidoreductase encodes the protein MSTAGFVAALLADDGSTPWPARVPRRLDDLLASMPAPVRAGVRAAARAVDAYALARTGRPLAALAPEERDELMTALAARPRLAPLFDLVKVPVLLAAGTERMLADRTRAAHGTGRSPAGPLALAPPSDPPLDCTPATDWPARSTADAVVIGSGAGGAMAARVLARAGLRTVVLEEGDHHTTASFGRRTPLERFAALYRDGGATVAAGRPPLLLPTGRAVGGTTLVNSGTCYRTPDHVLDHWRTTFGLGLADGFGAHLDEAERTLGVATQPLDVIGNNGLLTLAGAERLGWRAAPLRRNALGCKGSCQCVVGCPTGAKQSVQRSVLPDACAAGARIVTGARVRRILVDADRPGGPRAAGVTVERPGGGELEILSPLVVVAAGALQSPPLLRRSGLGGHPRLGRNLSVHPATSVAGRFAEPVTAWEGVLQSVGVEELHSGGILIEATATPPGMGSFVLPGVGRELRREVDAADRLATLGAMIADRPSGRVLGRDHTLLRYDLDPRDAGRLMTAVRAMGELLFAAGAREVLTGIPTAPRARSLPELTALLDGMSARSLHLSAFHPTGTVAAGADSQRCPADGEGRLRGVRGVLIADGSLLPSCPEVNPQVSIMAAALGVAERAVVAVG
- a CDS encoding DUF6479 family protein yields the protein MDGTAPTAQLAAAQGTSGVLFSLVGVVIVAVLLAAFVWGRRVKAREPGPPGPEEQPRLPEGGPVGDIVESREPDDLAPTDHRRTPHELKGNGTRPRSDGK
- a CDS encoding Asp23/Gls24 family envelope stress response protein codes for the protein MTEFAERGSRNTGNLGRTTIADGVVAKIAFLAASESDGVHALGSGFSRSVGALRKRVPGGGTTATHGVKVEVGEKQAAVDLDVVVEYGEVIPDVGRGVRENVISAVEGMTGLQVVEVNIAVSDVWLPEEEEAEPERVQ